A region from the Synergistaceae bacterium genome encodes:
- a CDS encoding transposase, with protein sequence MRYNNAMTEEERIAKNNKIREQGAETRKKRKSQVCRVYRVKIDFSHMNQQQKLRLKMLFVEAKWLYNDALTFMKENDINEYDSRIQTVSSLDKNRQPVIHELQYLSSQMRQSVIQGIKHNMKSLASIRKSNHKVGALRYKSEYDSINLQQYEVTYKFYDSKYIRLQGFGKKIKIEGAEQFFNIPGIEYANAKLLNLPDGYYIAITTYQDKLSGTKRYKPEIGIDMGIKTSITTSDGKKFKVLIGEMRRLKKCQRLIARRKKGSSNRYKAKKLLRKAYQNLTDKKRDAANKITHELLEHEQVYMQDENIKGWHKGLFGKTVQHSILGLVKAKLINNERVIVLSSSEPTTKYCPCCGKIKKDIKLSDRIYKCSCGYEEDRDKHAARNMILLANKNTCGTQEINAFGEDVRRLQPVRVERGLDELGSRHFYKLR encoded by the coding sequence TTGCGCTATAATAATGCAATGACTGAAGAAGAGCGAATCGCGAAGAATAATAAAATACGAGAACAGGGGGCAGAGACTCGCAAAAAACGTAAGAGTCAAGTTTGCCGCGTGTATCGTGTAAAAATAGATTTCTCTCATATGAATCAACAGCAAAAATTACGTCTAAAAATGTTATTTGTTGAGGCTAAGTGGCTCTATAACGATGCATTAACCTTCATGAAAGAAAATGACATTAATGAATATGACAGCAGGATTCAAACTGTCAGCAGCCTTGATAAAAATAGACAGCCCGTAATACATGAATTGCAATATTTAAGTTCACAAATGAGGCAATCTGTTATTCAGGGCATAAAACATAATATGAAATCTCTTGCTTCAATACGGAAAAGTAATCATAAAGTCGGAGCATTACGCTACAAATCTGAATATGATTCTATAAATCTTCAACAGTATGAAGTAACTTATAAATTCTATGACAGTAAATATATTAGACTTCAGGGTTTCGGCAAAAAAATTAAAATCGAAGGAGCAGAACAATTTTTCAATATTCCCGGCATAGAATACGCGAACGCAAAATTATTGAATCTTCCGGATGGCTATTATATTGCTATAACAACATATCAAGACAAATTAAGCGGCACAAAGCGATATAAACCTGAAATCGGGATAGATATGGGCATTAAGACATCAATAACTACTTCAGACGGCAAAAAATTTAAAGTGTTGATTGGAGAAATGAGACGCCTTAAGAAATGCCAGCGATTAATCGCACGACGCAAAAAGGGTTCCAGCAATCGATACAAAGCAAAAAAGTTATTGAGAAAAGCCTATCAGAATTTAACTGACAAAAAACGAGACGCAGCAAACAAAATCACTCATGAATTATTAGAGCATGAACAAGTCTATATGCAAGATGAAAATATTAAAGGCTGGCATAAAGGCTTATTCGGAAAAACTGTACAGCACTCAATATTAGGACTTGTGAAGGCAAAATTAATTAATAATGAAAGAGTTATAGTGCTTTCATCAAGTGAGCCTACTACAAAATATTGTCCATGCTGCGGAAAAATCAAGAAAGATATAAAACTTTCAGATCGAATATATAAATGTTCATGCGGTTATGAAGAAGATAGAGACAAACATGCGGCTCGAAATATGATTTTGTTAGCAAATAAAAATACCTGTGGGACGCAGGAAATTAACGCCTTTGGAGAGGATGTAAGACGACTTCAGCCAGTACGAGTGGAGCGCGGCCTCGATGAATTAGGAAGCCGCCACTTCTATAAGTTGCGGTAG
- the flhA gene encoding flagellar biosynthesis protein FlhA, protein MSFTLAEAAGIAGVSDIRKKVQSYSDIGVALLMVLIIIMMVVPLPTWLIDLLLSMNITLGVVTLLVTFYVKRALDLSIFPTLLLISTLFRLALNVSTTRLILLYGNAGELINAFGNFVVGGNYIVGIIMFLILVIIQMLVITKGAERVAEVAARFTLDAMPGKQMSIDADLNSGLIDEQGAKQRRQDIQKEADFYGAMDGASKFVKGDAIAGLIITTINIIGGLSIGIFMRGMDAANAASHYSLLTVGDGLVGQIPALLMSTAMGVIVTRAAASSELGPDLVNSFTRYPRPLYIAAGMLLCMGLLPGMPTIPFLTLAVLMGFLGYTVGREASVQAIEAEEQAAKTPLPAGAPQQAGAAAGTSAPAEGAKSEPVSPEDVMKLLTVEPMEAEIGYAIIPLIDPAQGGDMLDRIGTIRKQMALEMGIVVPPIRIRDNIQIKPTEYILRVKGAEAGRGELLPDHYLAMNTGGAEEDLIGVPTKEPAFGLPALWISPDLRDKAEAMGYTVVDAPSVLATHLSEVIRKNGAELLTRQEVQKLTDMVKETAPAVVSELLASLSLGEIQKVLQNLIREQIPIRDLVTIFEALADYGKMSRSVDFLTERAREALSRLISLKIQGPDGVITAATLSPNWEQKIMAGVDGDLTRGWQLNLDPREVQKMINAISRAMEEMIVKNLPPVLLVHPDVRLIVRRLIEGSITNIFVVSYNEITRGIQVKTVGMVE, encoded by the coding sequence ATGAGTTTCACATTGGCAGAGGCCGCTGGGATCGCAGGAGTTTCTGACATTCGCAAAAAAGTTCAAAGCTATTCCGATATTGGCGTGGCTTTGTTAATGGTACTCATTATTATAATGATGGTTGTACCCCTTCCGACGTGGCTAATAGATTTGTTGCTGTCTATGAATATCACGCTTGGAGTAGTTACGCTTTTAGTTACATTTTATGTGAAGCGCGCATTAGATTTGTCGATATTTCCGACGTTATTATTAATTTCTACGTTGTTCAGGCTCGCACTAAATGTTTCTACGACGAGATTAATTTTACTTTACGGCAACGCAGGCGAGTTAATAAATGCATTCGGAAATTTTGTCGTCGGAGGAAATTACATCGTAGGAATTATCATGTTCTTGATTCTCGTAATAATTCAAATGTTAGTAATCACCAAAGGCGCAGAAAGAGTCGCAGAGGTCGCAGCACGATTCACACTCGACGCAATGCCCGGTAAACAAATGTCAATTGACGCAGATTTAAATTCGGGACTAATCGACGAACAAGGCGCAAAGCAAAGAAGGCAGGACATACAGAAAGAAGCAGATTTTTACGGAGCTATGGACGGTGCATCAAAATTTGTTAAGGGCGACGCTATAGCAGGACTCATAATCACAACTATAAATATAATCGGCGGTCTGTCAATCGGGATATTTATGCGTGGTATGGACGCTGCAAACGCTGCATCACATTATAGTTTATTAACAGTAGGCGACGGACTTGTCGGACAAATTCCGGCGTTGTTAATGTCTACCGCAATGGGCGTTATAGTTACAAGAGCTGCTGCATCGTCAGAACTTGGCCCCGATTTAGTAAATTCTTTCACACGTTATCCGAGACCGTTATATATTGCCGCAGGTATGTTATTATGCATGGGATTATTGCCGGGAATGCCGACGATTCCATTTTTGACTCTTGCTGTGTTAATGGGCTTTCTTGGTTACACTGTCGGACGTGAAGCAAGTGTTCAAGCAATCGAAGCAGAAGAGCAGGCAGCAAAGACTCCATTACCGGCGGGCGCACCTCAACAGGCAGGAGCAGCAGCAGGAACATCAGCACCCGCAGAAGGCGCAAAATCTGAACCAGTTTCACCCGAAGACGTTATGAAATTATTAACAGTTGAACCAATGGAAGCAGAAATCGGTTATGCAATTATCCCGTTGATTGACCCTGCACAAGGCGGCGACATGTTAGACAGAATCGGGACAATTCGTAAACAAATGGCTCTTGAAATGGGAATAGTTGTACCTCCCATAAGAATACGTGATAATATTCAAATTAAGCCTACTGAATATATTTTGCGCGTAAAAGGTGCTGAAGCTGGACGAGGAGAATTACTCCCAGATCATTATCTCGCAATGAACACAGGAGGCGCAGAAGAAGATTTAATCGGCGTTCCTACGAAAGAACCTGCATTCGGACTCCCGGCGTTGTGGATTTCTCCTGATTTGCGCGACAAGGCCGAAGCAATGGGTTACACTGTTGTTGATGCTCCGAGCGTGCTTGCGACTCATTTGTCGGAAGTTATTCGCAAAAACGGCGCAGAATTATTGACTCGTCAGGAAGTCCAGAAATTAACTGACATGGTAAAGGAGACAGCCCCCGCCGTTGTGAGTGAGTTATTAGCGTCGCTTTCACTGGGAGAAATACAAAAAGTTTTGCAGAATTTAATACGCGAACAGATTCCGATTAGAGATCTTGTTACAATTTTTGAGGCACTAGCTGACTACGGCAAAATGTCAAGAAGTGTAGATTTTCTCACAGAACGCGCAAGAGAGGCATTATCACGACTCATTTCTCTAAAGATTCAGGGCCCCGACGGAGTAATAACAGCTGCGACTCTTTCGCCAAACTGGGAGCAAAAAATTATGGCAGGAGTCGACGGAGATTTAACACGAGGCTGGCAATTAAATTTAGATCCCCGCGAGGTTCAGAAGATGATAAATGCAATTTCGCGCGCAATGGAAGAAATGATTGTGAAAAATTTGCCTCCTGTTTTGCTTGTTCATCCTGATGTAAGATTAATAGTCAGAAGATTAATAGAAGGCTCGATAACAAATATTTTCGTAGTGTCATATAATGAAATAACGCGCGGTATTCAAGTTAAAACCGTTGGAATGGTGGAATAA
- the flhF gene encoding flagellar biosynthesis protein FlhF, giving the protein MRVTNQITFTAKDDAEALRLAAERLGRDAVILSTQVIKEGGVFGLFQRSVLKVTAGIIEDDSPKPQPAKPRTPANNSTVAAMDDETRRENLIAFQKLMEFKEKSSSGQLPSQPVNNNSNQEQPITLGEEGYRLPSDNVKISPEGLRNAYGLTTRPAPVTPPPQPAPVMPPIMNQTQPPAINNDDAKALKNQVGALADRIDLLLQRISAVESGVAAQAAQAQKNNAFQAGMPNLTGEDSGVEGRLRSSEVDEKYIRKLLADYSIMARKDKNKKLPFTKWLATQIECSGDNGSDAAGGRKVMLLGPTGVGKTTTIAKLAAIKALWEHKKVLLLTSDTYRIAAVEQLKTYAKILGVPIEIIFDIATIPGVVNQHENAEIILLDTAGRSQRDKKNMDMFENLYNSFAPDAVHLVLSANMKYKDMLDVVEHIPNIPVSHLLFTKLDETVSYGSIFNIHQVMGCPISFLTVGQNVPKDIETASGSRIADFLMKSEEERKRG; this is encoded by the coding sequence ATGAGAGTTACGAATCAAATTACATTTACAGCGAAAGACGACGCAGAAGCACTAAGGCTCGCAGCTGAGAGACTCGGCAGGGACGCTGTTATTTTATCTACGCAGGTAATCAAAGAGGGTGGAGTCTTTGGCCTCTTTCAGCGTTCAGTCTTGAAGGTTACAGCAGGAATAATAGAAGACGACTCGCCCAAACCTCAGCCCGCAAAGCCGAGAACACCTGCAAATAATTCAACAGTTGCAGCTATGGACGATGAGACAAGACGAGAAAATTTAATCGCCTTCCAAAAATTAATGGAGTTCAAGGAAAAATCTTCAAGCGGTCAATTACCTTCACAGCCCGTAAATAATAACTCGAATCAAGAGCAGCCTATCACATTAGGTGAAGAAGGTTATAGATTGCCGTCTGACAACGTAAAAATTTCGCCTGAAGGTTTGCGCAATGCATACGGATTAACAACGAGACCCGCACCCGTTACACCTCCTCCGCAACCTGCGCCCGTAATGCCTCCGATTATGAATCAGACTCAGCCTCCAGCAATTAATAACGATGACGCAAAGGCACTCAAGAATCAAGTCGGAGCGCTCGCAGATAGAATCGATTTATTGCTGCAAAGAATTTCGGCAGTAGAGTCAGGAGTCGCAGCTCAGGCAGCACAGGCACAGAAAAATAACGCGTTTCAAGCTGGTATGCCAAATTTAACGGGAGAAGATTCCGGCGTTGAAGGCCGTTTGCGTTCGTCAGAGGTCGACGAGAAATATATACGCAAATTATTAGCAGATTATAGTATCATGGCTCGCAAGGACAAGAATAAAAAATTGCCGTTCACAAAGTGGCTTGCGACTCAAATCGAGTGTTCCGGCGACAATGGAAGCGACGCAGCAGGAGGCCGAAAAGTTATGCTGCTTGGCCCCACAGGAGTCGGAAAAACTACGACGATTGCAAAATTAGCGGCGATTAAAGCTCTATGGGAACATAAAAAAGTTTTGCTGCTCACAAGTGATACATACAGAATCGCGGCTGTCGAGCAGTTAAAGACTTACGCAAAAATTTTAGGTGTCCCCATTGAAATAATATTTGACATTGCTACGATTCCCGGAGTCGTCAATCAGCACGAGAACGCAGAAATTATTTTACTCGATACCGCCGGACGTTCACAGCGCGATAAAAAAAATATGGACATGTTCGAGAATTTATATAACTCTTTTGCGCCCGATGCTGTTCATTTAGTGTTATCTGCTAACATGAAATATAAAGATATGCTCGACGTTGTAGAACATATTCCAAATATACCGGTGTCGCATTTATTATTTACGAAACTTGACGAGACTGTGAGCTACGGATCAATTTTTAATATTCATCAAGTTATGGGATGTCCAATATCGTTTTTGACGGTTGGTCAGAATGTCCCGAAAGATATAGAGACGGCTTCAGGCTCAAGAATTGCAGATTTTCTCATGAAGTCCGAAGAAGAACGCAAGAGGGGTTAA